The DNA segment cgagcgtcgaaactaagtccgtcgttgcccgttaggcccgtacgcgccttacggatgataaatttacaaaaatggtccctgaggtttgatgtgtttacaaaatcggtccctgaggtttgatgaatttacaaaaatggtccctggtgtttccaggatttaataaaatggtcccttgtgtttcagaaattgaccagggaccatttttgtaaatcctggaaacaccagggaccatttttgtaaattcatcaaacctcagggaccaattttgtaaacacatcaatcctcagggaccatttttttatacataaacttaaattgttttttttttttaaaaaacagaaaaatatatatttttaaacagaaaatataaattttagtcgacgtcgtccgtaaggcgcgtacgggcctaacgagcgtcgaaactaagcccgtcgttaaaattttaacgacgggcttagtttcgacgcccgttaggcccgtacgcgccttacggacgacgtcgactaaataataaaaaaaatattatttagtcgacgtcgtccgtaaggcgcgtacgggcctaacgggcgtcgaaactaagcccgtcgttaaaattttaacgacgggcttagtttcgacgctcgttaggcccgtacgccccttacggacgacgtcgactaaataataaaaaaaatattatttagtcgacgtcgtccgtaaggcgcgtacgggcctaacgagcgtcgaaactaagcccgtcgttaaaattttaacgacgggcttagtttcgacgctcgttaggcccgtacgcgccttacggacgacgtcgactaaataataaaaaaaatattatttagtcgacgtcgtccgtaaggcgcgtacgggcctaacgagcgtcgaaactaagtccgtcgttgcccgttaggcccgtacgcgccttacggaggacgtcgactaaataataaaaaaaatattatttagtcgacgtcgtccgtaaggcgcgtacgggcctaacgagcgtcgaaactaaacccgtcgttaaaattttaacgacgggcttagtttcgacgctcgttaggcccgtacgcgccttacggacgacgtcgactaaataataaaaaaaatattatttagtcgacgtcgtccgtaaggcgcgtacgggcctaacgagcgtcgaaactaagtccgtcgttgcccgttaggcccgtacgcgccttacggctgataaatttacaaaaatggtccctgaggtcaGATGTGTTTACAAAATCGGTCCCTGAGATTTGATGactttacaaaaatggtccctggtgtttccaggatttacaaaaatggtccctggtcaatttctgaaacacaagggaccatttttgtaaatcctggaaacaccagggaccatttttgtaaattcatcaaacctcagggaccaattttgtaaacacatcaaacctcagggaccatttttttaaacataaacttaaattgtttttttttaacgacGTCGGGCCttacgggcaacgacggacttagtttcgacgctcgttaggcccgtacgcgccttacggacgacgtcgactaaataatattttttttattatttagtcgacgtcgtccgtaaggcgcgtacgggcctaacgagcgtcgaaactaagcccgtcgttaaaattttaacgacgggtttAGTtacgacgctcgttaggcccgtacgcgccttacggacgacgtcgactaaataatattttttttattatttagtcgacgtcgtccgtaaggcgcgtacgggcctaacgggcaacgacggacttagtttcgacgctcgttaggcccgtacgcgccttacggacgacgtcgactaaataatattttttttattatttagtcgacgtcgtccgtaaggcgcgtacgggcctaacgagcgtcgaaactaagcccgtcgttaaaattttaacgacgggtttagtttcgacgctcgttaggcccgtacgcgccttacggacgacgtcgactaaataatattttttttattatttagtcgacgtcctccgtaaggcgcgtacgggcctaacgggcaacgacggacttagtttcgacgctcgttaggcccgtacgcgccttacggacgacgtcgactaaataatattttttttattatttagtcgacgtcgtccgtaaggcgcgtacgggcctaacgagcgtcgaaactaagtccgtcgttgcccgtaaGGCCCGAcgtcgttaaaaaaaaaacaatttaagtttatgtttaaaaaaatggtccctgaggtttgatgtgtttacaaaattggtccctgaggtttgatgaatttacaaaaatggtccctggtgtttccaggatttacaaaaatggtcccttgtgtttcagaaattgaccagggaccatttttgtaaatcctggaaacaccagggaccatttttgtaaagtCATCAAATCTCAGGGACcgattttgtaaacacatcaaacctcagggaccatttttgtaaatttatcagccgtaaggcgcgtacgggcctaacgggcaacgacggacttagtttcgacgctcgttaggcccgtacgcgccttacggacgacgtcgactaaataatattttttttattatttagtcgacgtcgtccgtaaggcgcgtacgggcctaacgagcgtcgaaactaagcccgtcgttaaaattttaacgacgggtttagtttcgacgctcgttaggcccgtacgcgcctaacggacgacgtcgactaaataatattttttttattatttagtcgacgtcgtccgtaaggcgcgtacgggcctaacgggcaacgacggacttagtttcgacgctcgttaggcccgtacgcgccttacggacgacgtcgactaaataatattttttttattatttagtcgacgtcgtccgtaaggcgcgtacgggcctaacgagcgtcgaaactaagcccgtcgttaaaattttaacgacgggtttagtttcgacgctcgttaggcccgtacgcgccttacggacgacgtcgactaaataatattttttttattatttagtcgacgtcgtccgtaaggcgcgtacgggcctaacgggcaacgacggacttagtttcgacgctcgttaggcccgtacgcgccttacggacgacgtcgactaaataatattttttttattatttagtcgacgtcgtccgtaaggcgcgtacgggcctaacgattGTATCTGGAATACAACAAGTTCTGTGTGAATTTAAAGTTCAGAAGGctttatacgctgcgtattggtcaatacgcagcgtatacaaGGTGTcagtatacgctgcgtataggccaATACGCAGCCTATTAGCAGTTACTGCATATATGAATTAAGTTCCATGTTCTAACAGCTCCGGaacggaggataaactggttaaggcttTACGGTTCTAAATGATAGGTCACGAGTTCGATTCTTGATAAGGGCCGGTTCTTTAAAGAAGACCCCCTTTTatactgattttatatatatttacattttggtccctggtgtttcattttttataaaaatggtccctgaagtttcatgaatagacaaaaatggtccctgttGTTTCATAATTTAGATAAATGGTCCCTGATGATTCCAGGATTTACAATAATGGTCCCTTATGTTTCTGAAATTGACACAAAATGTTtccaggtatgaagtgtcaaattttaccaagtttatatacgctgcgtattgaccaatacgcagcgtatagaaaCCTGGCAAACATTTGAcacttcaaacctaccaaaatgaccccaaaTGTGCATCAGTtttctatacgctgcgtattggtcaatacgcagcgtatagggcccttgttttctgtgcaatgattggtaatcaggcactgagatctatggtttatctacgctgcgtattggtcaatacgcagcgtctAGGGTTAACCTTATaggctgcgtattgaccaatacgcagcgtagataaaccctaacttttgctagggtttggtgtgccaataggcactttagtgtgccaataggcacactcACAGAAAATATCAAAAGTAGTTTAACACCGTCACAAAGTGTCACTATATATGAACTTTTCCTCTAAAGCTAAATGCAGACACCCATCAATGTAAGTCGTTTGTACCCTTGCTCACAAACAAAGGCATCACTATTCATGCCCTTGTAAAGTTAGTCTATTGATAAGAACTTTGACAATAGTGTGTATATCTGTGTAGTAGGTTTAACCTAATCTTTTTGTTACCACTAACcaatcaaaagatttaaaaaatagaactgttttttttttctcatacaGATTGGACGTATTTGCGTCTGAAAAAAGATAATAATGGCAAAAAAATAATCAAACTTATATAGATGAAGTTGATTCAATTTTATTCATATTTATACCATCATATTTATTTTCTATATCTTATATCATAACCAATACACacatcataatttttttttttcaatatgtGAATAAATTTGAACATAAAATTACAGTTAATATTTCCAACTTTTTGTGTTTTAGTTAATTCATCAATCTGTTACAAGTCTTTCATCATCacttaaaatatttaaaatataccttttaatcaatatatatataaaatgtatAAAGATTATCTAAAAATGCAATCAACCTCATTAATATCAAATAATGATTGTAAACATCTAAACTAATAAGATGATTGGAAAACTTCTAGTAGGTAATTAATTAAATGTGTTCAGTGGAAACCCTTTTAGCACAAAAGTAGATAGTAATtaatcttggtggtgggataaggctttgggaccaataggtcctgggttcgattcccacaaggggggttttcccatgtttattgggtttcctcctgaattggtgtggcattatgcctagtggagatggatatgatcgggtggttcctctggtggcacgatgatactccagtggtccgtcagtgatccaaatttgccgttcaaaaaaaaaaaaatataaccatAAAGTAAGAGTCCAGAAGGATAAAAAGTTCTATATAATCAACCAAGAAATAATTAAAGTCTATAGAAGATGCACTAAGTGTGTAATTACATAACTTAAGCAAGTAGGGTTTCTCTGTATGATGCAAAAACAACACCCTACCATGAATAGAATTgtaaaagtcaacaaaatgtcaGAGGTTGTATCAAGGTCGGTAGGGATCCCCCACCTAgagggggtgggggggggtgggggggggggatggctGGTTAAGTTCAGGGCTCTTGTTTAAAAGTCATGGATGGGACCATATCTTGTAAAAGGCCATAATCAGGATTCTGAAGCTGTTGAATTGGGGTTAGGGTGCTTTGCTGGTAGCTCAAACCACCGCTGCCACCGCGGCTACCGCTGCCACTGAAGTTATAGAAACCATTAGGTATCTGAGCAAGAAACTCTTGAGGAAAGCTTGATCCACCTTGTGCAGCCATCATTGATGGTGGGTACAACATTCCACCACCAACATTTCCTCTAAGTGTTGCTGGCAAGTGGTGGTTGTGTTGTCCTTCATAAGTGGTTATCACAGTTGATGGATCTTGATATGATCTTTCCACACGTTTCTTCACTGTGCACTTTTGAGTTGTGCATCGATAGTAGCTTCTGTAACCATGATCAAGAAAACAATTCTTGAGAAAAGAGATTGCATTATTTGTACACACTATATGTGGGAAACGAAATTTCATTTTCCCATAGGATCTTGATCAAGAATGTGAAACAAACTTAATCTATGACTTTGGAGATAAAACACACAATTGGTAGTTGAAGAGAATATAGGGTTTGATTTTAAGTTATATTAATTATGAACCCATTAAAGATTTACACGTCAAGTTAATACCAAACAATCAGAATTCAAGAAACCACTTGTGATCATATATGGCAATGAATATATATTTATGTAAAGAGGGTTTTCTTTATTTCAGAATCAATAACAAGTTGAGAACTAGATAATAGTCTTCAAGATAATCAATACGTACCTGGGATAAGGGCTATTCTTGACAGCTTTCTGTCCATATTTCCTCCATCGATATCCGTCTTCAAGATGATCAATATCACTCTTTGTCATAAAGGCGAACCGTGGctctcttttcttcttttcatctttcttctttTGCTTAATCCTATATATATGATATTGAGACAATTATATTGAGTACAAATTAAAACACTAATAGTAGATAAACCCTATAATACTATCATGACACTAGTACAAAACCAATTTTTTGGTGGTGTAAATTTCATGTTTTTGGTGCTATCTTATAATAGAAAGCACCAAATAACAAAGCACACCATTTAAAAATAGATTACACACCACTATTAAATGCTTACAAGTTATACACCAccaaaaaaataattatttgagGCTTACAAGTTATACACCACCAAAAAATTAATTATTTGATGCTAAGGTTGCTAATAGCACCAAAATACACAATAAAATTGATTTTTTAGGCGTAATACAAAATAAAGTTGATTTTTTTAGGCTTAAACTTTTAAATAGCACCAAAACACCAAACTATACAAAATAAAGTTGTATATGTGGACATTTGTATGTATGATACGTCATGAGTATACGCATACTTAGAGAGTTAAGGGGAAATGCTACCCATTTTTTCTTATATAGTCAACCCGTTAAGATGTATACATATGAGATAGAATATTCAAAAAGTGGGTTAGGATCCACCATCTTAAAGCGTTGGTTTACATAAGTTTATataatttgtttgtttattttaatttttagatGGCGCGTGCTTATTGGATGAACGAAATTTCGCATGATTCATCAATATATATAGTGGGTGTTAAAAGTTTTCGTAAGGCTGTCGAATCTAATCGGGTGAATAAAGGAAGTGGGATGATTTATTGTCCTTGTCAAGTTTGTAATAATTTTATGAGCTTTAATGATATCACAGTCACAGAGTTTCATTTGGTGAAAAATGGTTTTATGCCTAAATACACTTGTTGGTCAATGCATGGAGAGTCACTACTTGATCATAGCACGTCGTCGATCAACTCACGCATTAATGATAACAGAGAGAACAACGATACATACCTTGATGCCGATAATAACCATTCAGATTCAAATGAACCCGATGGCAATTTAAATGGTTACTAATGGTGATATCATTTTTTATATTATGAATTTATTTATCTATTGTTATGGTGTGCGATATaaggatgagcatttggtactggGTACGGATACCGAATTATTTTCAACCCCTattcggtacccacttttgacGTTTTCTGTAACGATACTTTCGGATCGGTACCTGTTTGGTACAGTACGGAGTATTTTCGATTCTGGTACCCATATTTGACAGTATTGAATACCGGTACCTAGCTCATCCCTATTGCGATACGTCCCGACGTAACGTATGGGTTTACCACTCCCCTAGttataatattaatataatattttgatacaaataaaaataaaataattaatattaacaATTAATGCACATGACTTTATatcctagtggcatcttggggtgggataaagctttgggactaataggtcctgggttcgattcccacaagggtgTTTTCCCacatttattgggtttcctcctgaattggtgtataggcattatgcctagtggagatggatatgatcggatggttccacgggtggcacgatgatattccagtggtccgtcagtgatccaaatttgccgttcaaaaaaaaaatatattaacaaTTAATATAGCTCTTAAAGCATTCACATCCCTTCCCCTATCTTCATCTCTATAATTATACTAAAAATCACTacatttttctttcttcttcaatTAAATAAGATTTTTTTCTAcatttatcattacattttttaCCTCTCCACTCACAACTactttttaaaaatattaaaaattttatAGGGGTGAGCAGTGTCCCCCCAAatttacagatgaacagtaacatctTCTCTCTTCTTCACTCATAACCCCTCATAACAACTTTTCATAATATTCACATAAAAACAGGGGAAGGGAtgtaagaccacccgtagtcGTTCGTTTTTGGAACTTTTTTATAAGCCCCACCACGCCAATTCCTCCACCCCGTTGGGCGTTGATTTGCAATTTTTTTGAATGAGGCGTTCTTAAAACAACGCCGGAGAAGAAATTATTTGACCAATGATGCTTAATCTACTTTTTGTTGTCCAATAGTattttttgttagttttttaattttatttaatttttacaccccttttaacataatgcccaacaatgcccacatccccactacactcattttagaaaacgccccataatgccccattacTGATTGTACTGTCTCATGACGCAAAACGCCCAAATGTGAGGGGTTAACCAGTACGCATGGTCTAATGCGAGCATTCACATCTAACCCACTAAAATATGTGAGtggagtttttataatataaagagtataaaaagtagttgtgagtggaggagagagaaaatgctactattcatctgtatatttgaggggacactgttcacctctataattttttaattatattttgaaagtgattgtgagtggataagagagaaaagataatgataaaggtataaaaaatattatttaattaaaaagaagagagaagatgtagtgttttttagtgtaatttagggtgaaaagtTGATAGAATGGATGTGAATACTCTTAGATcgcccgtagtggggcgtgatttttaaaaatttttcacaAAAAACGCCTTATAACGCCCCGGCCCCCATTACACAGGGCGTGACCgggcgttatttttgaaaaaaaaacgaatgtggcgttttaattaaaacgctagAAAAATTCTTGGGGATCCAAATTAGACCGTTGGCAAACGGTCaaaatagttattttttttttaatttaaaaatttaCCCCACTATATATATCAACCCACTTTATcatattttttatacaaaaacacCCACTTTCTCCTACtttcttctattttttttataaaaaacacccACTTTCTCATACTTTTTTATATAATCATGCATCCATTCCGACCCCCTTTTGGTGTCCCCGCAAGACCcacgaacccgaacacaacccaaccgcaaaacccgtataaccttcaagacatggacccgagcttttTACCGTACGCGGCTTACTTGACTGGCGCCACTCCGTTTGTACCTCCCACCttcggctatggtcaagccggAGGGTCGCAACCGTCACAACAACAACCCGAATCCGAACCCGATGTCGATGTCgtgccggagacgcaacccgaaccggtgcaagaTAAATCAAAACGCGGCAgaaggtcgcataagaagaaggatAAGGACGAACCTCGACGTACAAAAACTATCATTAAATGGACGAAGGAGCAGGAATTCACGTTGACTCGGGCGTGGCTCGACGTTTCGGAGGACGAAGAAACGGGTaactcttttattattatttttttattattttttacttttatttttaacatacaacttatttttttacttttttttaatttgtagcaaactttcaaacgggtCTCGTTTCTTGGGATAGGGTTCGTGCACTCTTTTTTAGTcgtggggtcaaggcgaacatcgggacaaagattccatttctagcaaatggaccgacatcaacaacaagtcTCACGCGTTCCAAGAAGTTTACCAACGTAACTACGATACTCGCCCGAGCGGTGAAAGTGACGTCGGGGTTTTAACGAGGACTTTGGAGGAGTTCGAGAGGACGAAATGCCCTTTCACGTACTATAAGTGTTGGGAGctactacgaaaaagtccaaagtgggcgctagttaatccaatgacgtctagtagtagacgtcgagctaaaaggtcaaaaacatcatcctccgttgacccgtcaactccgacatcggatgcccgcaatgttgatttaaatgaggcggtggacgttgacga comes from the Helianthus annuus cultivar XRQ/B chromosome 4, HanXRQr2.0-SUNRISE, whole genome shotgun sequence genome and includes:
- the LOC110937474 gene encoding WRKY transcription factor 71, which codes for MSDQDQQREIFYHDPFNDDQRTSETLFSFFGPNSTIRDDSSPPNNQRFHDYMGLTHFLTGSTDYNTPATSFGYSSSSSQLLFAPEGDQKPVMDTGNLLGVTETTPFTPNSSSVRSSSTEAAEAAEDEHELQEGKKETQSKDVLENEGDGSKKVIKQKKKDEKKKREPRFAFMTKSDIDHLEDGYRWRKYGQKAVKNSPYPRSYYRCTTQKCTVKKRVERSYQDPSTVITTYEGQHNHHLPATLRGNVGGGMLYPPSMMAAQGGSSFPQEFLAQIPNGFYNFSGSGSRGGSGGLSYQQSTLTPIQQLQNPDYGLLQDMVPSMTFKQEP